One stretch of Stanieria cyanosphaera PCC 7437 DNA includes these proteins:
- a CDS encoding type IV secretory system conjugative DNA transfer family protein codes for MNDINQQNIIIATTKTATTSNSFDEVLTGLNNSDTLTMLGILAGLLVVSLFLGKKTNKITSGRFANNGDKLQATKKAIKQIESVKQGQCQPCTLWSGTPNYWFKGKLRGIGASWQTILGASPTVWFPHAERGILVIGAPGSGKTFSVIDRVIESAYQQGLPVTIYDKKGDQMELHAALATRYGYSVRVFAPGEPYSGVINPLDFMDSPQDATMAGEIGQIIIQNSPGVKNSKGDSFFQLNGAMLAKGLLQLAKSSKYPDLAMVYALARLPQFIQRLEYAVYREDEHRLDPWIASTFATFLSSKDAEKTVAGIKATAETTYSAFIQKDLLRAFIGRSTIPLKQKRKQLTIFKLDDKRRSILAPLLATNIHLCIVENLSEKRDCPYVYSLDEFPSIYLDRTVNYVNEYRSNGGVPIIGIQSLNQLYETYGNQKGKAIASALSTHVLFNPGDVETADSYSKRYGETEVLIKNRSTGRSMGRHGSRSVNWSEQIHKKPLITADEILRFPEGKCVITSPAYGNGREALFPNLLKIPISKQDKQRAKQSEQLWDKSIKAQLIARCERQQEKIAHSNTEELEVTEERDWITNELNKRIEAAARLLPLPEELTDSLAVAAQPQTQKLIEELNQAGRAIALSSRRKAKSVQKS; via the coding sequence ATGAATGATATTAATCAGCAGAATATAATTATAGCTACTACTAAAACGGCAACTACTTCTAATAGTTTTGATGAAGTTTTAACTGGATTAAATAATTCAGATACTCTGACAATGTTGGGTATTTTGGCTGGCTTATTAGTTGTATCTCTATTTTTAGGAAAGAAAACCAATAAGATAACTAGCGGTAGGTTTGCCAACAATGGTGACAAGCTACAGGCGACTAAGAAAGCTATTAAGCAGATAGAAAGCGTCAAACAAGGTCAATGTCAACCCTGTACTCTTTGGAGTGGTACTCCTAATTATTGGTTCAAAGGAAAGTTAAGGGGAATCGGTGCGAGTTGGCAGACAATCTTGGGTGCTTCTCCGACTGTTTGGTTTCCCCATGCCGAACGGGGTATTTTAGTAATTGGCGCACCTGGTTCTGGTAAAACTTTTTCAGTAATCGATCGCGTCATCGAAAGTGCCTATCAACAGGGATTGCCCGTCACGATCTATGATAAAAAGGGCGACCAGATGGAGCTACACGCAGCTTTAGCTACTCGCTACGGTTATAGCGTTCGGGTATTTGCTCCAGGGGAACCCTACAGTGGAGTAATCAATCCTCTCGACTTTATGGACAGTCCCCAAGATGCAACTATGGCAGGGGAAATCGGACAGATAATTATCCAAAATTCACCTGGGGTTAAAAATAGCAAAGGAGACTCATTTTTTCAGCTCAATGGGGCAATGCTAGCCAAAGGATTGCTACAGCTAGCTAAATCGAGTAAATATCCAGACTTAGCTATGGTTTATGCTCTAGCTCGCCTGCCTCAATTTATTCAGAGATTAGAATATGCGGTATATCGAGAAGACGAACATCGCTTAGATCCATGGATTGCTTCTACCTTCGCTACATTTCTATCGAGCAAGGATGCGGAAAAAACGGTAGCGGGTATTAAAGCTACTGCCGAGACTACCTACAGTGCTTTTATCCAGAAAGATTTGCTGCGAGCTTTTATTGGCAGGAGTACCATTCCCCTCAAACAGAAGAGAAAGCAGCTAACGATATTCAAACTGGATGATAAACGCAGGTCGATCCTCGCACCTTTATTAGCTACTAACATTCACCTGTGTATAGTTGAAAACTTATCAGAAAAAAGAGATTGTCCCTATGTCTACTCCCTCGATGAATTTCCCTCAATTTACTTAGACCGCACGGTAAACTACGTTAACGAATATCGCAGTAACGGGGGAGTACCGATAATCGGCATTCAAAGTCTCAATCAACTCTATGAAACCTACGGAAATCAAAAAGGAAAAGCGATCGCTTCCGCCCTCTCAACTCACGTATTATTTAATCCAGGGGATGTAGAAACTGCCGATAGTTATTCCAAGCGTTATGGAGAAACTGAAGTTTTAATTAAAAACCGTTCTACGGGAAGATCGATGGGCAGACATGGCTCTCGTTCGGTTAACTGGAGCGAACAAATCCATAAAAAACCCTTGATAACTGCCGATGAAATTCTCCGCTTCCCCGAAGGAAAATGTGTTATTACCTCTCCTGCCTATGGTAATGGCAGAGAAGCTTTATTTCCGAACCTGTTGAAAATACCTATTTCCAAGCAAGATAAACAGAGGGCAAAACAGTCAGAACAACTATGGGATAAATCTATTAAAGCTCAACTAATTGCGCGGTGCGAGCGACAGCAAGAAAAAATTGCTCACTCGAATACCGAGGAATTAGAAGTAACTGAAGAGCGAGATTGGATTACTAATGAGTTAAATAAAAGAATTGAAGCAGCAGCCAGGTTATTACCATTACCAGAAGAACTAACTGATTCATTGGCAGTAGCGGCACAACCTCAAACCCAGAAGTTAATCGAAGAATTGAATCAAGCGGGTAGAGCGATCGCTCTTTCTAGTCGTCGCAAGGCAAAATCAGTACAAAAGAGTTAA
- a CDS encoding DUF5895 domain-containing protein: MVESKTNKSKKAAIDSELEIDEELLDTQYNEARPPSLPYGIVINDRPAGILIPEDQLERANWYQKELDLTTVDLTEPVTGLLLDRVRLLVLATTPEYVRWKNDEDNLGEKAGTLVALYEEYRSKLNKKTQDVCSKHAMMFLDKNNQPLHEIPIVVTFKNVALWSFKSAKEEHYRKLEKVFAQYTNQPYSNKNDKWRSLGVLYTKFKAVKEGKGSNKSFCCKTDRIVEPTISNFSLLFLGKPERKQQVWQIHETITGFESSDKLLAAGDEDASVEILPPASNPKTRKIEQIEDEDDFELDEDDYLNDDFDD, from the coding sequence ATGGTTGAATCTAAAACCAACAAAAGTAAAAAAGCTGCAATTGATTCTGAGTTAGAAATTGATGAAGAATTACTAGATACTCAATACAATGAAGCTCGTCCTCCTTCTCTACCCTATGGCATTGTCATCAACGACCGCCCTGCGGGAATTTTAATTCCAGAAGACCAGTTAGAAAGAGCTAATTGGTATCAAAAAGAGCTCGACTTAACTACAGTCGATTTAACCGAACCAGTAACGGGGTTACTATTAGATCGAGTTCGTTTATTGGTATTAGCAACCACTCCCGAATACGTGCGTTGGAAAAACGATGAAGATAACCTGGGTGAAAAGGCTGGTACTTTAGTCGCTCTTTATGAAGAATATCGTTCTAAACTCAATAAGAAGACTCAGGATGTTTGCTCCAAGCATGCCATGATGTTTCTCGACAAAAACAATCAACCCCTACACGAAATTCCTATTGTCGTTACCTTTAAAAATGTCGCTTTATGGTCGTTTAAATCAGCCAAAGAAGAACATTATCGCAAACTAGAAAAAGTCTTTGCCCAATATACCAATCAACCTTATAGCAATAAAAACGATAAATGGCGTTCTTTAGGGGTACTTTACACCAAGTTTAAAGCAGTTAAAGAAGGCAAAGGTAGCAACAAATCTTTCTGTTGTAAAACCGATCGAATTGTCGAACCAACTATTAGTAATTTTTCCCTTCTCTTCTTGGGTAAACCCGAACGCAAACAGCAAGTCTGGCAGATACATGAAACCATTACTGGATTTGAATCTAGCGATAAACTGTTAGCTGCTGGTGATGAAGACGCTTCTGTTGAAATATTACCTCCTGCTAGCAATCCTAAAACTCGCAAGATCGAACAGATAGAGGACGAAGACGATTTTGAGTTAGATGAGGATGATTACCTCAATGATGATTTCGACGACTAA
- a CDS encoding DNA polymerase, translated as MNSQPIAIAANKIICKYRSHDKKDSADAFYSSKETEILLKRYRLKQPARVKSINAKYHLVTNVEQLRKLLDPLIDTIEKFGIDTETTGLDPHTSKVRLVQIAVLKHPVLVIDLAAIDQTGLTPLKQLLASNCLKIGHNLKFDLMMLKSTGFNLEPPYFDTYLEYKVLTAGLKRSNTLETLVQKLLRVKLNKSAQTSDFSRSLGKEQLQYAANDAAVLLPLHRQLTRHLSKAKLTATAQTEFNCLRAVAQMELNGVRLDLDKWQLLKQDLLQQQARLEEKLQAHLVTRNCSTDTLLAELGIRVNLSSPKQVVAAFNRLGIDVKSTSVRELIPLAQDYPVIRWLLEYRSLTTKINTFSVGLPQFIHPVTERIQGHWWQMGARSGRFSCREPNLTNIPRDIFTRRCFTAAPGNVIIKADYSQIELRLMAKASGDRRMIAAYRHGEDLHRLTASFLFDKLIENIVDEERKLGKIVNFGLIYGMGVAKFCLTTAKKHDIYLSKFQASQFRQKFFLLYEGVAAYHQRIRREWQAGTRISYSLDGRRRVWSKRTRPTLNELLNHPIQGTNATIIKRAIALLDSTLLAKVPQVKLILVVHDEIVLEVPRSLADRVARCLSDCAIRAAKPILAPIPVEVEVKVLDSWGDR; from the coding sequence ATGAATAGTCAACCAATAGCGATCGCTGCTAACAAGATTATCTGTAAATATCGCTCGCACGATAAAAAAGACAGTGCTGATGCTTTTTATAGCTCGAAAGAAACCGAGATTTTACTCAAACGATATCGGTTAAAACAACCCGCACGAGTTAAATCTATTAATGCTAAATATCATTTAGTTACCAATGTCGAACAACTTAGAAAATTACTCGACCCTTTAATTGATACAATCGAAAAATTTGGCATCGATACTGAAACCACTGGCTTAGACCCCCATACCAGTAAAGTCCGTTTGGTACAAATTGCTGTCTTGAAGCATCCTGTTTTGGTAATCGATTTAGCTGCCATCGACCAAACTGGGTTGACTCCCCTCAAACAACTTTTAGCTAGCAACTGTCTCAAAATCGGACATAACTTAAAGTTCGATTTAATGATGCTGAAGAGTACGGGGTTTAATCTCGAACCTCCTTATTTCGATACCTATCTAGAATACAAAGTTTTGACTGCGGGACTCAAAAGAAGTAATACCCTAGAAACGTTAGTTCAAAAGCTATTGCGAGTAAAGCTTAATAAATCCGCTCAGACTAGCGATTTTAGTCGCAGTCTCGGCAAGGAACAGTTACAGTATGCTGCCAATGATGCTGCTGTTTTATTGCCCCTGCATCGACAACTGACCCGCCACCTAAGCAAAGCCAAACTCACCGCTACGGCTCAAACTGAGTTTAACTGTCTTAGAGCAGTGGCACAGATGGAACTCAATGGTGTTAGGTTAGATTTAGATAAGTGGCAGTTACTCAAACAGGATTTACTGCAACAACAAGCTCGGTTAGAAGAAAAATTGCAGGCACATCTGGTAACTCGCAATTGCTCGACTGACACTTTACTAGCTGAGTTGGGTATCCGAGTTAATCTCTCTTCCCCCAAGCAAGTAGTAGCTGCATTTAACCGATTGGGAATTGATGTGAAATCGACTAGTGTTAGGGAGTTAATTCCTTTAGCTCAAGATTATCCCGTCATTAGATGGTTGCTTGAATATCGCAGTCTGACAACTAAAATTAATACTTTCAGTGTGGGTTTACCTCAATTTATCCATCCAGTAACGGAGAGGATTCAAGGTCATTGGTGGCAAATGGGAGCAAGGTCGGGGAGATTTAGCTGTCGAGAACCCAATCTAACCAATATTCCTCGCGATATCTTTACTAGAAGATGTTTTACTGCTGCTCCTGGCAATGTCATCATTAAAGCCGATTACAGTCAGATCGAACTGCGATTGATGGCTAAAGCTAGTGGCGATCGCCGTATGATTGCAGCCTATCGCCACGGAGAAGACTTGCATCGGTTAACTGCTTCATTTTTATTCGATAAGCTAATTGAAAACATTGTTGATGAGGAACGTAAATTAGGTAAAATTGTCAATTTTGGCTTAATTTATGGCATGGGAGTGGCAAAGTTTTGTCTGACTACTGCTAAAAAGCACGACATCTATTTATCTAAATTTCAAGCCAGTCAATTTCGTCAGAAGTTTTTTTTACTGTATGAAGGAGTTGCTGCTTATCATCAGCGAATTCGACGGGAATGGCAAGCAGGTACTAGAATCAGTTACAGTCTCGACGGTAGGCGTAGAGTCTGGAGCAAGCGCACTAGACCGACTCTCAACGAACTTCTCAATCATCCCATTCAGGGTACAAATGCCACTATTATCAAACGGGCGATCGCTCTATTGGATTCTACTTTACTGGCAAAAGTCCCCCAGGTTAAGTTGATTCTGGTGGTACACGATGAAATTGTCCTGGAAGTGCCTCGCTCTTTAGCCGATAGAGTAGCGAGGTGTTTGTCCGATTGTGCTATTCGTGCCGCCAAACCGATTCTCGCTCCGATTCCTGTTGAAGTTGAGGTCAAGGTTTTAGATAGTTGGGGCGATCGCTAA
- the mazE gene encoding type II toxin-antitoxin system MazE family antitoxin: MTHRATITLDDDAYAFLEASAGNNRSAYINKLLKEEKQRVLAKQIMRANQEEASDLAYQEELMNWDVTLSDGLNERDTAVSAACPIEL; the protein is encoded by the coding sequence ATGACCCATCGTGCAACTATTACTCTAGATGATGATGCCTACGCCTTTTTAGAAGCTTCAGCGGGGAATAATCGTAGTGCTTATATCAATAAGCTGCTTAAAGAAGAAAAACAACGAGTATTGGCAAAACAGATAATGAGAGCCAATCAAGAAGAAGCTTCTGACCTTGCTTATCAAGAAGAGCTAATGAATTGGGATGTAACATTGTCTGATGGATTGAACGAGAGGGACACTGCGGTTTCCGCAGCTTGTCCAATCGAGTTATAA
- a CDS encoding type II toxin-antitoxin system PemK/MazF family toxin: MSSPVYRQLEIRWIDLEPTRGAETQKKRPCVIIQADIVNQGSKTIIIAPILPGHKNWPFAVNVKPSKSNGLDKERHINLKQMRAVDVSRIQNRQGILEQQYLKPLQEAIKIIFAL; the protein is encoded by the coding sequence ATGAGTTCTCCTGTTTATCGGCAATTGGAAATAAGATGGATCGATCTCGAGCCGACAAGGGGTGCTGAAACTCAAAAAAAAAGACCATGCGTTATTATCCAAGCCGACATTGTTAACCAGGGGTCGAAGACAATTATTATTGCTCCTATTCTTCCAGGACATAAAAATTGGCCTTTTGCAGTCAATGTCAAACCTAGCAAGAGTAACGGATTAGATAAAGAACGACATATCAACCTCAAACAGATGAGAGCAGTTGATGTTTCCCGCATCCAAAATCGCCAAGGAATTCTGGAACAGCAATATTTGAAACCGCTTCAGGAAGCTATTAAGATAATTTTCGCGCTCTAG
- a CDS encoding VWA domain-containing protein, producing the protein MNKKHLKITRWLLYFVVTLLLCLSSLWACSPDTKQVLLSPSDTITQINKLVDNITVNPSPLPEILPISDTPAITEPIPNLENYPVYGAKNTNNVDVIPLEIYSSPEKANPDSSTEDFLIEAVDEFNAQNQTIDGQKIEVSIRSIPSGAGARLIAAGATKPNAYSPSNSLWLSMLQAQGIDFKTIAPQLVPNTAGLVLSESAYQKLAKDGEVTFDRVLDGILAGNLTVGYANPYESSTAINLLYSTFWRGAGHHLDGKPLTKSDLNSQPVNSVFETFQNRVLVTTTTTLDLLEIYQREPDKLDAFPLEYQNYLNLKQQPEFKNLHFVSFGVAHDNPLVTFSWNSPEQEAALTKFTQFVLSTKMQQLATKDSFVPVQNAATDSPPQPNGEILLAAQKYWKQRKDLGRTVYMELVVDVSGSLEGEPINSLKEALRVATTEINPGNEIGLISFADTPTRIVDLNAFDQNQQQRLLAGIDSLQAVGSTAIYDGLVVGLADLLAKKERDPNGIFYLLLLSDGDRTTGLEFDRIRDVVANAGVRILPIAYGEVNYQELEAIAAFSETTVKDGNPDNVKELMHQIFQTQM; encoded by the coding sequence ATGAACAAAAAACATCTTAAGATAACTCGATGGTTATTATATTTTGTAGTTACTTTATTGCTGTGTCTATCGTCTTTATGGGCTTGTAGCCCAGATACAAAGCAAGTATTACTATCGCCATCGGATACAATAACCCAAATAAACAAACTGGTCGATAATATTACGGTAAATCCCAGTCCTTTACCTGAGATACTTCCGATATCTGACACTCCAGCAATTACCGAACCGATTCCTAACCTAGAAAATTATCCCGTTTATGGAGCAAAAAACACCAACAATGTTGATGTCATCCCTTTAGAAATTTATAGTTCACCAGAAAAAGCCAATCCAGACTCTTCTACTGAAGATTTCCTGATTGAAGCTGTAGATGAATTTAATGCTCAAAACCAAACTATTGATGGTCAGAAAATAGAGGTAAGCATTCGTTCAATTCCCTCTGGTGCGGGAGCGAGATTAATTGCAGCAGGAGCGACTAAACCTAACGCCTATAGTCCTTCTAATAGTCTTTGGCTATCGATGCTACAAGCCCAAGGAATTGATTTTAAGACGATCGCACCTCAACTCGTTCCTAATACTGCGGGTTTGGTACTTTCCGAATCAGCCTATCAAAAACTAGCCAAAGACGGAGAAGTAACCTTTGATCGCGTTTTAGATGGGATTTTAGCGGGTAATTTAACTGTCGGCTATGCCAACCCCTATGAAAGTTCTACGGCAATTAATTTACTCTATTCTACTTTTTGGCGTGGTGCGGGGCATCATCTCGATGGTAAACCTCTAACTAAAAGCGATCTCAATTCTCAGCCAGTTAATTCTGTCTTCGAGACGTTTCAAAATCGCGTGTTAGTAACGACTACGACAACTCTAGACTTGCTCGAAATCTATCAGCGCGAACCCGATAAATTAGATGCTTTCCCTTTGGAGTACCAAAATTACCTCAATCTCAAACAACAGCCAGAATTTAAAAACCTTCACTTTGTCAGCTTTGGTGTAGCTCACGATAATCCTCTAGTCACTTTTAGTTGGAATAGTCCCGAACAAGAAGCTGCGTTGACTAAATTTACTCAATTTGTTCTTTCCACAAAAATGCAGCAACTGGCAACTAAAGATAGCTTTGTTCCCGTACAAAATGCAGCGACAGATTCTCCTCCCCAACCTAATGGAGAAATTTTACTAGCAGCACAAAAATACTGGAAACAACGTAAGGATTTGGGTAGAACCGTTTATATGGAATTGGTCGTCGATGTATCTGGCTCTCTAGAAGGCGAACCAATTAACTCTCTCAAAGAAGCTTTACGAGTAGCTACGACAGAAATTAATCCAGGTAACGAAATTGGATTAATTTCCTTTGCCGATACACCTACTCGCATCGTCGATTTGAATGCCTTTGACCAAAATCAACAGCAACGACTTTTAGCAGGGATCGATAGCCTTCAAGCAGTGGGTAGTACGGCAATCTATGACGGTTTGGTCGTGGGTTTGGCAGATTTACTAGCCAAAAAAGAACGCGATCCCAATGGGATCTTCTATCTACTACTTCTCAGCGACGGCGATCGCACTACGGGTTTGGAATTCGACCGAATTCGGGATGTCGTGGCTAATGCGGGAGTCAGAATCTTACCAATTGCTTACGGCGAAGTCAATTACCAAGAACTAGAAGCGATCGCAGCTTTTAGCGAAACTACTGTCAAAGACGGTAATCCAGATAACGTCAAAGAACTCATGCATCAAATTTTTCAAACTCAAATGTAG
- a CDS encoding SPFH domain-containing protein, with product MEMLFIIIIVAIVIILLSIRICNQWEDILIFTLGRLSKTAKPGMYLCFPIIQTAQKVDKRTITYTVPLQKGLTRDNIPVEVDAILFYKVRDSKVAVLNVDNYHQATQLAVRSSIRDMVGKSSLDELLSQRDKIGDIVMEHIAEFVCQWGILIVGVEIKDVIVSKELEEAISREAAAEREKRARVKLAEAEELTVDAIAKAAEKYAKNPVSLQLRAMNMLYEMCMEGKSTMLFVPTNNSGTAMPTPLGIESIDTWLERSHSK from the coding sequence ATGGAAATGCTATTTATTATTATAATTGTGGCAATAGTAATAATACTATTATCCATCAGAATTTGTAACCAATGGGAAGATATTTTAATCTTTACTTTAGGACGGTTATCTAAAACAGCTAAACCTGGAATGTATCTCTGTTTCCCAATTATTCAGACAGCACAAAAGGTAGACAAAAGAACAATTACATACACCGTACCGCTACAAAAAGGATTAACTAGAGACAATATTCCTGTAGAAGTTGATGCCATTTTATTTTATAAAGTTCGGGATTCTAAAGTAGCAGTTTTAAATGTCGATAACTATCATCAAGCTACTCAACTAGCGGTTCGTTCTTCGATTAGAGATATGGTAGGTAAATCGAGTTTAGATGAATTACTATCCCAAAGAGATAAAATTGGCGATATCGTGATGGAACACATCGCTGAATTTGTCTGTCAGTGGGGAATCTTAATTGTCGGCGTAGAAATTAAAGATGTGATAGTTTCCAAAGAATTAGAAGAAGCTATCTCCCGTGAAGCAGCAGCAGAACGAGAAAAAAGAGCCAGAGTTAAACTAGCAGAAGCAGAAGAACTAACAGTCGATGCGATTGCCAAAGCTGCCGAAAAATATGCAAAAAACCCCGTTTCATTACAGTTACGTGCGATGAATATGCTATACGAAATGTGCATGGAGGGCAAATCAACGATGTTATTCGTTCCTACTAATAATTCTGGTACTGCTATGCCTACCCCTTTAGGAATTGAAAGTATCGATACTTGGCTAGAACGTAGTCATTCAAAGTAA
- a CDS encoding S1 family peptidase: MNEKRLMQVLRSCRRRGAIALKLILVQLIVITRVMYEKKNKKSKSKKSFIGHIVIIMLVVLVTINYTLAQNLNNSYLKIKSNFEMANNQEKTPQEIYEKANKAIVTIKTDNNIGKGFIVEAGRSCDHSEFAVITNNHIVEDNWKIKVILANGEEYSGYVFKTDEQADLAAISFKLPLLPSFLAQKKSLPTLDTLFFPFMFFNYARVGEPVYTIYSSEKTSNSFAAGTISSIDPELGILHDAFITHLDSSGSPLLNFQGRVIGVNSGKSEAGLNHAVSLEKIEIFVNPFVVSKICFN; encoded by the coding sequence ATGAATGAAAAAAGATTAATGCAAGTATTACGATCTTGCCGAAGGCGAGGTGCGATCGCTCTTAAATTAATTTTAGTACAGTTAATTGTAATAACAAGAGTAATGTATGAGAAAAAAAACAAAAAATCTAAATCAAAAAAGAGCTTTATAGGACATATAGTTATTATAATGCTAGTAGTTTTAGTAACGATTAATTATACTCTAGCTCAAAATTTGAATAACAGTTATCTTAAAATAAAAAGTAATTTTGAGATGGCTAATAATCAAGAAAAAACTCCTCAAGAAATCTATGAAAAAGCCAACAAAGCAATAGTTACCATCAAAACAGATAATAATATTGGTAAAGGTTTCATTGTCGAAGCAGGAAGATCTTGTGATCATTCAGAGTTTGCAGTAATTACTAACAATCATATTGTCGAAGATAACTGGAAAATCAAAGTGATTCTTGCTAATGGAGAAGAATACTCTGGATATGTTTTTAAAACAGATGAACAAGCTGATTTAGCAGCTATTTCTTTCAAACTGCCACTATTACCATCTTTTCTGGCTCAAAAAAAATCTTTACCTACTTTAGATACATTATTTTTCCCTTTTATGTTTTTCAATTATGCTAGAGTAGGCGAACCTGTATATACTATCTATTCATCTGAAAAAACGAGTAATTCTTTTGCAGCAGGAACTATTTCTAGTATCGATCCAGAATTGGGTATATTACACGATGCATTTATCACTCATCTTGATAGCTCTGGTAGTCCTTTACTAAATTTTCAAGGACGCGTAATTGGAGTAAACAGTGGCAAATCGGAAGCTGGACTCAATCACGCTGTTTCTTTGGAAAAAATAGAAATATTTGTCAATCCTTTTGTAGTTTCTAAAATATGTTTCAACTAA
- a CDS encoding serine/threonine-protein kinase, whose protein sequence is MLVGKVLFKQYKVIEQIDKGGFGHTYIVIDLAFPGKPRRLLKHLYPINRDAASLAKAKKLFEIEAIVLSRLGEHDRIPRLFSHFEEDGEFFLVQELIEGRNLTSEFKLGKRWGETETIEFLRELLAILSLVHQENTIHRDIKPANIMRRQKDGKLVLIDFGAVKEILTVNQHGSTNISLLSDGIGTPAYMPPEQAMGKPGKYSDIYAVGLLGIQAVTGLSPTKIPQNSEELETMWNKLNLKINPRFKSLLNRMVSFQYKQRFSDADEALEALNLIQKIPSKVKLLSLLLGAIGLTGAGISVLTFMNKPNYTGLATYLQNEQWQQANTETDNLILKIAGEQSTLDAESIQKFPCNSLQKIDELWMQNSNGRFGYTPQKKAYLETGNEFDRYIESTYETFGNEVGWRIFGTWKRYNDFNFNQIDTTITPSGFLPTPGKVADNKQDLRIREREMLLSRFDACGF, encoded by the coding sequence ATGCTAGTCGGTAAAGTTTTATTTAAACAATACAAGGTTATTGAACAAATCGATAAAGGTGGTTTTGGTCATACCTATATCGTTATCGATCTTGCCTTTCCTGGCAAACCCCGTCGGCTTCTCAAACATTTATATCCCATAAATAGAGATGCTGCGAGTTTAGCCAAAGCTAAAAAATTATTTGAAATTGAAGCAATCGTTTTATCTCGCTTAGGAGAACACGATCGCATTCCCCGTCTTTTTTCTCATTTTGAGGAAGATGGAGAGTTTTTTTTAGTGCAGGAATTAATTGAAGGTCGAAATTTAACTTCTGAATTTAAGTTAGGTAAAAGATGGGGTGAAACCGAAACGATTGAGTTTCTTCGAGAACTTTTAGCAATTTTGTCTTTAGTCCATCAAGAAAATACGATACACCGCGATATTAAACCCGCCAATATCATGCGTCGTCAAAAGGATGGCAAATTAGTTCTCATTGATTTCGGTGCGGTAAAAGAAATTTTAACCGTAAATCAACACGGAAGTACTAATATATCTTTACTATCGGATGGTATTGGTACCCCTGCTTATATGCCACCAGAACAAGCAATGGGAAAACCTGGAAAGTATAGTGACATCTATGCAGTAGGATTATTGGGTATTCAGGCTGTCACTGGTTTATCGCCTACAAAAATACCTCAAAATTCCGAAGAGTTGGAAACAATGTGGAATAAACTTAACCTCAAAATCAATCCACGATTCAAGAGTCTTTTAAATAGGATGGTTAGTTTTCAATACAAACAAAGATTTTCCGATGCTGATGAAGCTTTAGAGGCACTCAATCTAATTCAAAAAATCCCATCAAAAGTAAAACTACTATCGCTTTTATTAGGAGCTATAGGACTGACTGGTGCGGGGATTTCTGTTTTGACTTTTATGAATAAGCCTAACTATACTGGCTTGGCAACATATTTACAAAACGAGCAATGGCAACAAGCTAATACAGAAACAGATAACCTTATTCTCAAAATTGCAGGAGAACAGAGTACTTTAGATGCCGAATCAATTCAAAAATTCCCTTGTAACTCACTGCAAAAAATCGATGAATTGTGGATGCAGAATAGTAATGGACGCTTTGGTTATACTCCCCAAAAAAAAGCTTATTTAGAAACAGGAAATGAATTCGATCGCTATATCGAATCTACTTATGAAACATTTGGCAATGAAGTTGGTTGGAGAATTTTTGGTACTTGGAAAAGATACAACGACTTTAATTTCAATCAGATCGATACGACCATAACCCCATCGGGTTTTCTTCCTACTCCAGGTAAAGTAGCCGATAACAAACAAGATTTACGTATTCGCGAACGGGAAATGTTATTGTCGCGGTTCGATGCTTGTGGATTTTAA